The following nucleotide sequence is from Cetobacterium somerae ATCC BAA-474.
CTGTGCGTCTACCTATTCCGCCACCCAGGCGTGATTGCTTTCGCTTTCAACAAATTAATAATACCATAATTTAAAGTTCATGTCAACAACTTTTTTTATTTTTTTTAATAATGTCTCTGTTGCTTTTTAGAAACTTTAATGCTACTATTAGATGTGTTTTAAATTTTTATAATTATAGGAGATTTTATGCCAAAAAAACAACTAATTACCGAACATCGTGTTCTTCAACTAGCGACTTTCGCCGGAAAAATAGTTCTTACTAGCGGAGGTGAAGTTTATAGAGTCGAGGATATTATTGCTCGAATCGGTCAACATTTTAATTTGAAAATTGACTGCTTTGCTACATTAACATGTATTATTGTTTCTGGAAAAAATATTGATGATGAAGTTGTTTCTTTAGTAGAAAGAATTAGTTCTCGATCTACAAATTTAGATAAAATTCATCAAGTTCATAAATTAATAAATGAAATCGAAAAATACTCTTTTTCAGAATTAAAAAAATCTTTAGAAGATATTAATAAAATATCCCCTTATGGTTTTGGTATGAATTTTATTGCCTCTGCACTAGGAGCAGCAAGCTTTGTTGTTTCTTTTAAAGGGGGACCAAACGATTTTGCTGCTGCTTTTGTTGCAGGATGTGGTGTCGCTTTATTTTCTTATATTATTTCAGGATTACAACTAAATAGCTTCTTTATAAATTTAATTTCTGGAGCAATTTGTGCCTTTGTTTCTAACTTATTTTATGTTAATGGAATAATTACAACACCATCTATAAGTATAATTTCTTCTTTGATGTTACTTGTTCCCGGAGTTGCTTTTATAAACTCTATCAGAGATATTATTGCTGGAGATTTAGTTTCTGGTACTTCAAGAGCTATGGAAGTTCTTATGATTGGTGGAGCGATAGCTATTGGAGCTGGATTAGTTACAAAACTTTTTTTTAATTTTGGAGGATTTTAATGTTTTTTATAGAAGTTATTTTTGCTTTTTTTATTACAATCAGTTTCGCTATTCTTTTCAATGTTAGAGGTAAACTTATTATTTATTCTGGAATCGGCGGTGCTATAAGCTGGCTTTTTTATTTACTTTTTACAAAAGAAGGCTATTCTTACTCTACATGCTATCTTTTGGCAACAGCCATCACTGCTTTTTATTCTGAGATTATGGCAAAAAGATTACAAACTACAGTTCCTACACTACTTATAGCAGCTCTAATTCCTATGGCTCCTGGTGGTGGAGTTTATTACACTATGCTATATCTAATTCAAAATAAATACCAAGATTCTATGCTAAAAGGTATGGAAACTTCAATAATTGCTGGTTCTATGGCTCTTGGAATAATTTTAGTAACTACATTTTTTAGAATTTTCCATCTTACAAAGAGATAATGTTTTTTCTAGTATCTCCAATCCTTTTTCTATTTCAAGTAGGGTTGGAGATATAAAACTTAACCTAATTTTACAAACATCTCTCTTATCCTTATAAAATAAAGCTCCTGGCAAAAGAGCTACTCCTTCTTCTTTACATTTTAAATAAAATTTTTCACCATCTATATTATCTGAAAGTTTAACCCAAATAAAAAACCCTCCATTTGGTTTATGCATAACACTTAGTCCTTGAATTTTCTTTAACAACTTTAAGCATAGCTTTTGTTTTTTGCCAAATTCTTTTCTTAATAAAGATAAATGTTCATGTAATTTATTTTTAACTATAAATTTTTCTAAAATTTTTTGATTTATTCCAGAGGTTGTCGTATCTAACCCATATTTTATTAAAAGAACCCTTTGCATAAGATTTTCTGGTACTGTCATTATTGCCAATCCAATTCCAGGCATAAGTATCTTTGAATATGTTTTAACATAAATAACCTTCTCTTGTCCTAATTTATCCAAACTTTTTAAAGTTTTAGGTTTTGTTTCTGTATAATAAAAATCTGAAAAACTATCATCTTCAACTATATAAAATCCATATTTTTCAGCTAGTTGTAAAAGTTGTTCTCTCTTTTCCAAAGACCAAGTAACACCTGTAGGATTCTGAAAATTTATACACTCATATACAAAATCTATTTTTTCTTCTTTTAATATCTCTTCAAACTCTTTCAAATCCCAACCATCTTCTTTAATATCTAAAGATTTTATATTACACCATCCTTTAAATATATTTAAAGCATTTGGGTAAGTTGGATCTGATAATACAACTGTTGGTTTTGTTTCTTTTGAAAAAAGTTTTATAACTATATCTAAAGCTTGTTGAGTTCCTGATGTTATTTGGATATTTTCCTTTTTTACAAAAATATCTTCTTTTTCAAACTCCTCTGAGAGTAAGTAGCGAAGACTATCTACTCCTTGAACATTTTGGTATTGAAAAATCTCTCCCCCATACTCTCGAATAACTTCATCAAAAAACATTTTATAATCTTCAATAGGAAAATATTTAGAGCTTGGAGTTCCATTCGAAAAGTTTATTCTTTCTATTATTTGATTTTGTCCATATTTGAAGCTTTCTATTAAAGGTATCTCTTTTTGCTCTATTTCAAATTCACAAATTTGTTCTACAAAACACCCTTTTCCAGAGATTTTTTTTATCAACCCTTTTTTCTCTAAAATATTATAACTTTGAATAACTGTATTTTGATTTATATCTAGTTTTATTGCAACTTGACGAATCGACGGTAACTTTGCTCCTACTTTAATATCCCCTGATAAAATCTGCTTTTTTAGACACTGATAAATCTGTAGATATAAGCTTTCTTTTGAATTTTTATCTATATAAATATTAATTTTAGACATATACACCCTCTTTATTTTATTTATCTAATTTTGAATATATAATACACCTATTTTCTTTGGATTCCAATTACTTATTTATATGTTAAAGAAAATTGATTTTCTTAATTTTTTAAGATATAATCATACTTATACTATATTTAAATAAACTGGGGGAATGAATGAAAGAAAAACACAAAGAAATGGGAGAGCAGCCCATCGGTCAACTGCTTTTAAAATTTTCACTTCCTGCTATGATTGGAATGTTTGTAAATGCTTTATACAATATAGTAGACAGAATTTATATTGGAAATATACCTGAAATTGGTCCGGTTGCTATTGCAGGTGTTGGAGTTGTTTTTCCAATAATGATAATCTCTCTTGGTTTCTGTCTTCTAATTGGATTAGGTGGCGCTACTAATATCTCTATTTCATTAGGAAGAAAACGAAAAGATTTAGCTGAAAAATTTTTAGGTAATGCTACTTCATTATCAATTATATTCGGTATCGTTTTAAGTTTTATAATAATTTTTACAATGGATCTATATATTGGAAAATTAGGAACAAGCCCTGTCACGGAACCATTTGCCAGAGATTACTTAACAATTGTCGCTCTTGGTTTTCCTTTTTTAATGGTTGGGTACGCTACTAACGCAGCCGTTAGATCTGATGGAAATCCTAAAATTTCTATGATTACTCTTTTACTTGGAGCAATCACAAATATCATTTTAGATCCTATCTTTATCTTTGGATTAAATTTAGGAGTTAAAGGTGCTGCACTTGCAACTATTATTTCTCAAATTGTTTCTGCAATTTGGACTGTTGGTTACTTCACATCAAAATTTAGCGGAATTAAACTCCATTTAAAAAACTTACTTCTTGAATGGGAGAAAGTTAAAGAAATTTTTATTATTGGAGCTGGACCATTTGTTTTACAATTAGGTTCTAGTGCTGTAAACTTTATATTAAATAGTAGCCTTATGAAGTATGGTGGAGATACTGCTGTTGGAGCAATGACCATTGTTAATGCAGTAAACACTTTCATTCTTATGCCTATCTTTGGTATAAATCAAGGAGTTCAACCTATTCTTGGATTTAACTATGGAGCAAGATTTTTTCACAGAGTTAGACAAGCTTTTATACTAGCTGTGAAAGGTGCTGTTACTATTTCTACTATTGGATTTTTAGCTATTCAATTTTTATCTAAATATTTTATAGTTATCTTTACTAGCAATCCTGAACTTCTAGATGCTGCATCAAAAGGTCTTAAAGTTTTTACTTTAATGTTTCCTTTTATAGGTTTCCAAATTATAGCAGCAGTTTATTTTCAGGCTATTGGAAAACCAAAAACTACTATGTTTTTAAGCTTATCAAGACAAGTTTTATTTTTAATCCCTATTGTTTTAATTTTTTCTAGAATCTGGGGAGTTCGTGGTGTATGGATGGCTGTGCCATCTGCAGATATATTATCTGTTATTGTTACTTTTATTATGACAAAAAAAGAGATGAAAAATCTTAAACTTTTAGAAAATGAAAAGGACTTGAGAAAAAATGTCAACGAAAATCAATCAACTAGAGAATCAACCAATTAATAAACTATTTTATAAATTTGCTATCCCAGCTTCAATTGGAATGCTTGTTAACTCCCTTTATGTAGTTGCTGATGGAGTTTTTATATCAAGAGGTATCGGAAGTATTGGAATTGCCGCTGTTAATATTGGATATCCTATAATTAACTTAACAGCTGCTCTAAGTCTTATGTTTGGAGCTGGAGGAGCTACTTTAATATCTTTAAAAAGTGATGACCAAGATTTTAAAAATAAAAGTTTTACATATACAATTATTTTAAATCTTATTTTTTATATTTTAATAGCTTCTGTTGTTTTCATGTTTCCCAATAAAATAATGAAATCTCTAGGAGCAACAGAACTTTTACTTCCTATGGTTAAAGATTATATGTATCCATGTATTGTAGCTACTTTCTTTTTGATGCTATCAATATCATTAAATGCTATTGTTAGAAATGATAATGCTCCTAGAAAAGCCATGAATTCACTTTTTATTGGAGCTATTACAAATATTGTTCTAGATTATATCTTCATATTTAAGTTAAAAATGGGAATTGAGGGTGGAGCTTATGCTACGGCTATTGGACAAGTTTTATCAGCAGTATACCTATGTATGCACTTTCCTAAATCAACTTTTAGATTATCCTTTGATATAAAAGATATCCAATGGAATTTAATGGGAAAAATTTGTTCTTTAGGCTTCTCATCTTTCATTTTAGAGTTTGCAGTTATGGTAATAACAATTCTTTTAAATATAACTCTTTCTAGAACAGAAGGACAAATAGGAGTTGCTGCTTACGGAATAATCTCTTATTCATTTGTTATCTATAGAATGTTATTTACAGGTTTAGCCCAAGGAATCCAACCATTAGTTAGCTTTAACTATGGACGTCGAAATTATAGAAGAGTTCTAGAAATTTTTAGATATGCTCATAAATTCTGTTTTATTGCTACTACAATAGCTTTAATTTTAATAAAATTCTTTGCTTTAGATGTTGTTAAAGTTTTTACACACGAATCTCATCTATTTGAGTATACAGCTAAAGGTTTATTTTTATACTCTAGTGCCATTATTTTTGTAGGAGCTAACTTTATGAATATCTCTTACTTACAAGCTATGGATAAAGCTTTTTTAGCTAATATAATATCAGTTTGTAGAGGTGTGGTATTTATGGGAATCGGAATTGTTATTTTACCAAAACTTCTTGGAGTTGATGGAATCTGGTTAACACTTCCATTTGCAGATGTATTAACATTTATTTTAACTCTTATAATCTTTAAAATTCTAGGTATTAATAAAAATTTAAAAGCCTCAAGTATATAGAAAAACTCAGAGAATATCCTCTGAGTTTTTTATTTTATCTTATAAAGTGAGTGTATTTTTTATTTTCTTTTTCTGGTGGAATAATTGTATCTTTTGTATAATCAACCATCTTTAAAAGCCAAGCCATATTTTTTCCCAAAATTCTCATTATTTGTTTTCCTTCTTCATCTTGCTCAACCTCTCCAGGTCTTAATCCATGTATTACACTCCAATAATTTGTTGAAGGCATCAACATTTCTGAATAATTTAAATAATTATTTAACTGATCAAATGTTGGAACTCCTCCTGATCTTCTTACTGCAACAACTGATGCACCAACTTTATGTCTAAAAAGTCCTCCGTTAACTGATGCTACATAAAATGCTCTATCTAAAAAAGCTTTCATAGTTGCTCCTAAAGAAGCAAAATGAACTGGCGATCCCAATAAAACACCATCTGCTTCTTTAATTTTTTGTATCCATTCATTTACAAAATTCTCTTCACTCATAACACACTTTTCATCTCTATTTTTAGCACACCCATTACAACCTATGCAACCTCTAATAGCCTTATTTCCCACATGAACTATCTCTAGTTCTATACCTTCTTTTTCTAGCTCTTCTCCTACCATCTTCAATGCAAAATATGTATTACCTTTTTCTCTTGGGCTTCCATTAAATGCAACAACCTTCATAAAAACCTCCTTTAATTTAATTATAATTTTAATTATATAACAAATTCTATTTTTTTTCAGCTTAAAATAGTATAATATATAAAAAAGATTCTAATTTTCTTTACTTAGGAGGATAAATATGAAAAATATTTTAATTGGAGTTACTGGTGGGATTGCCGCTTATAAGTCTGCTAATATAATCTCAATATTAAGAAAAAAAGGATATAACGTTAAAGTTATAATGACTGAAAGTGCCACTAAAATAATTACTCCTCAAACTTTAGAAACTCTTTCTAGAAATAGAGTTGTAACAGATATGTGGGAAAGAAATCATCAAATTGAAGTTGAACATATATCATTAGCAGAATGGGCTGATGCTTTTTTAATTGCTCCAGCAACTTATAATATTGTAGGAAAAGTAGCTAACGGAATTGCTGACGATATGCTATCTACTGTTATTTCAGCATGTAAAAAACCTACATACTTTGCTTTAGCAATGAATGTGAATATGTATGAGAATCCAATTTTAAAAGAAAATATACAAAAATTGGAAAAATTAGGTTATAAGTTTATAGAATCTGACGAAGGATTTTTAGCTTGTAATGTTAATGCTAAAGGAAGATTAAAAAATGAAAATGAAATAGTTGAAATTATAGAGAAAGATTTAACAACTCCTATTCCTAAACTATTAAAAGGAAAGAAAGTTATTATTACAGCAGGTAGAACTGAAGAACCTTTAGATCCTATAAGATATTTTTCAAATAGGTCTAGTGGGCAAATGGGATATTCTTTAGCTAAAGTCGCTGTAGATTTAGGAGCTGATGTAACTTTAGTTTCTGGCCCTACAAATCTTGAAATTCCACATGGTCTAAAAGAGTTTATTAGAATAAGAAGTGCTATTGATATGTTTGATGCTGTCATGGAAAGATTTGATTCTCAAGATATCGGTATAGCTTGTGCTGCTGTTGCAGATTATAGACCTAAAAACTACTCCACTGAAAAAATTAAAAAATCTGACGGTGAATTAACAATAGTGTTAGAACGAAATCCTGATATTTTATTCAATATGGGAGAAAAAAAGAAAAACCAAATTTTAGTTGGATTTGCTGCAGAAACTGAAAACATTATCGAGAACGCAAAGAAAAAATTAATCAAGAAAAATTTAGATTTTATTGTTGCTAATAATGCTGAAAACATGCAAAAATCAACTAACAGCATACAAATTATAAAAAAATCTGGCGAAAATATTATTTATAAAGAACAACCAAAATCTGAAATTGCAAAACATATTTTTAATGAAATTTTAAAAGAAGTCAAAATGTAATCAAAAAAACAGGTAAAAAATTACCTGTTTTTCATTTTCTAATAAATTTTTGTAGGAAGTTTTAGATATTTTAAGAACAATTATAAAGTAGTATTAATATAAATACAATATAAATCTATAAAATCCTACTAAATTAATTTTTATTTTTTAATTTAGTAGATTTTTATCAGGAGTGAGGGATTATGAAATCTTATATTTTTTTTGTTATTTTGCCTTTTTTATTAACAGGTTGTTTTGGTACTCCTAAGGTTACGGAAACTCCTATTAAAACATTAATTACAGAAAACAAACCACAAAATAGCAACATTTTTTTTAAGTCACAACAATGGTGGCTTAGCACAAATAATCAGCAATTGATTTCTCTAATTGATGAGGTTTTAAAAACAAATAGTGAAATTAAAATAGCTAAACTAAACATTGAAAAAGCAATGTATACCTTAAATTCTACAAAAAACTCTAATCTTTCTAGCATAGATTTAGGAGGAAGTTGGAATAGAAATCATGTTTTAACATCTCATGTAAAAACAGATCTTCCTATAAAAGATATCAAAAATAGCGATACTATTGATATGGGCTCTTTGGCTATTCAAGGACAATATATCTTTGATATTTGGGGAAAATTTGATGCTCTACAAAATCAAGCTCAATATTCAAAATTAGCTACAGAACTTCAGAGTGAATGGAGTACTCTAACTCTTTCAACAACAGTTGCAAATCTTTATGGAAAATATATTTTACTTACAAAAGAAGAGAATATACTAAAGAAAAAATTTAATATTGCAAAAGAGGTCTTAAACTATCAAAATATTCTTTATCAAACTGGACTTGGAAATAAAGAAAGCATTTTAAACGCTGACAATAATGTTAACTCTTTAAATCAAAAAATTGCCGAAATTACTGTTCAAAAAACTACTTTAAAAAATAGTTTTTACTCTCTTGTTGGAAATATAAAATCTAAAAACATAGATAAAATTTTATCAAATATAGATTATAATACTCCTCAGTTTGATTATTTTTTAAATATTCCTGAATATATTGATTCGGATATAGTTATTAATAGACCTGATGTAAAATATTATTTGGCCTTAATTAACTCACAGAAAGAAAATTTAAAGTCTTTAAAAGCTGATTTCTATCCTAGATTTTCTATTACTGGAAAATATGAATATCAAAATTTGAATATTCAAGATTTATTAAAAGCTCATAGTACATTATGGGAGTTTGGACCAAGTTTATATCTACCTCTATTTAATAGGAATTTACTTACTCAAAATTATAATATCGGTGGAGTTGATTTAAATATTTTTATAGAAAATTATAACAACAACTTAATTAAAGCCTACCAAGATATCAACAATAATCTCAATGCTTTAAAAACATCAAAAAGAAATAATGAATTAGAAGAAAAAAATTATAGCAATGTAAAATCTACTTATAACGATAATAATACCTTATATCAAATTGGTAGTATATCAAAACTTGAACTGTTGAATCAAAAGAATAATTTGCTTGATACTGAATTAAGCTATATTGAAAATAATTTTACACTATACACAAATCAAATTAACTTAATCGGATCCCTTGGTGGTTACTATAAAAATGAGGTGAAATAAATTGGATAATCAAACTACAAACCAAAATATCGTGACGGATGAAACTAAAAATAAAAATAGAAAAGATGCTAAAAAAAAGATGGGTATTTTTCTTTTAATTATACTCATTATTGGAGTTTTATATCTACTTTATTATTTCTTTTTCTTAAAAGGATATGAAGAAACTGAAAATGCTTATATTCATGGAAATCAAGTTTCTATAACAACGCAAGTTAGTGGTGTTATCAATGAAATTAACGTAGAGGATACTCAATCTATAGATGTTGGTACCCCTGTTATAAAATTAGATACTATTGATTATGAAATTGCTCTAAAAAACGCTGAAACAAAATTAGCAGATGCTGTTAGAAAATACTATACATTACAAAATAGTGTAAAGCTTAATGAAGATAGTGTTGCAATTGCTAAAGCTAACTTAACTCTTGCTGATAAAACTTTAAAAAGACAAACTATATCTAGTAGCACTGGTATAACAAGCAAAGAGAACTTTGATACAACTAATTTCAAATATATAGATAGTAAAAATAGTTACGAACAAAGTTTAACTAATTTAGAAAATAGTAAAATTCAAGCTTTTAGCAACGATATATATTCTCATCCTCTTGTTGCTGCTGCTATTGAAAATCTTAAAAATGCTTATTACAACTTAGAAAAAACTAAAATTTTCTCTCCAATTTCTGGAGTTATTGCTCAAAAGCAAGTTGAATTAGGACAACAAGTAAAAGCTGGACAAACACTTTTTACTGTTGTTGACTTAAACAAAACTTGGGTTAATGCAAATTTTAAAGAAACTCAACTTGGAGATATAAAACCTGGAAATTATGTTGAAATTGTTAGTGATTTAAATGGTAAAACTTACAAAGGAGTTGTTTCTGGAATATCTGCTGGATCTGGTAGTGCTTTTGCTTTAATTCCAACACAAAATGCCACTGGAAACTGGATTAAAATTGTTCAGAGAGTTCCCGTTAGAATTGATTTTGATCACGAAAGTTTAGAAAAGAATGGAATTTTACCAATTGGAACAAGCTTAACTGTCACAGTTAATACAAATAAAAATATTGATATTCAAAATCAATTTAAAGAACAAAAATCAGAACTTTACAAAATTGATGAAAATAAATTAAGTGTATTAATTGAAAAAATAGTTAAAGATAATAGCTTTTAAGGAGGTTCTGTATTATGAACTCATCAATTATTTTTGCTACAATTGCTCTAGCTATTGGTTCTTTTATGAATGTCCTCGATATGACTATTGTTAATGTTTCTCTAAGTCATATTGCAGGAGATTTTGCTGTAGCTCCTGATCAAGGTACATGGGTTATAACTTCTTACGCTGTAGCTGAAGCTATATTTTTACCTCTTATCGGGTGGTTAACTAAACGTTTAGGAATTATTAAACAATATTTAGGTGCAACACTACTTTTTACTTTAGCTAGTATGCTTTGTGGTATTAGTCCTTCCTATAGTTTTCTTTTAACTATGAGAATTTTACAAGGTGTTGTTGGAGCTAGTATGATTCCATTGTCTCAAACACTTATGTTACAACTATATCCTAAAGAAAAAAAGGGAATAGCTTTAGGAATTTGGTCTATGACCATCGTTATAGCTCCTGTTGTTGGTCCTGTTCTTGGAGGATGGGTTACTGATACTGCTTCTTGGAGATGGTGTTTTTATATAAATCTTCCTTTTGGTATTATATCTAGTTTAATTGTTTATTATATCTTTAAAAAAGATATTGCTAAAGAAAAAACTGTTAAAGAACCTGTTGATATCATTGGATTTATATTTTTGGCCATTGGTGTTGGATCTTTACAACTTATGTTGGATAAAGGAAACGATTTAGATTGGTTTTCTAATAATACTATTATTGGTCTTAGTATATCAGCTTTTGTTTTTTTAGTCCTCTTGGTCATTTGGGAATGGCATCATGAATCTCCTGTGGTTAACGTAAGATTATTTTTAAATAGAAACTTCTGTGTTGGATCTTTCTCTTTGATGTTTTCTGTCCTAGCTTACTTCAGTGGTGTTGTTGCTATACCCCTTTGGTTACAAAACTATATGGGATATACAGCTTTCATTAGTGGAAAGTCCACTTGTACTTTAGGTGTAGCTATTTTAATGGTAGCTCCAATATTAGGTAAAAAAATAGATCATCTAGATTCTAGAAAGGTTGCTGCCCTTGGATTTTTTCTATTAGGTATTTCAACATTTTTAACATCTAATTATTCTCCTCAAATAACTCCAGCTTATGTTGGACTAACTAGATTTTTCAATGGTTTTGGTGTAGGAATTTTCTTCATAGCTTTAAATACACTAACGCTTTCAAACATTAGTAATGAAAATTTAGCTAGCGCATCTGGAATTTATAATTTTATGAGAAATATTGGAAGTAGTTTAGGGACCTCATTAGTTATTCCTGCATGGAATCATACAATGGCTTTTCATCATACCATGATGGCTTCTGGTATAACAACAGCAAACCCTAATATTAATAGTGCTATAAGTACTTCTGCTCAATCACTAGCATTAATAAATCAGCAAGTTGTTGTTCAATCTTCGATTATGGGGATTAATGATGTTTTAATTGGAAGTGGAGTTATATCTCTTTTATTGATACCATTTCTTTTCCTCGCCAAATCAACAAAACCAGTTACATAGTTTGGAATAAAAATTGCTTATTAATTATAGTAAGCAATTTTTTTATGCAAAGATAAATTCCTGAAGCTCTTTTATATTAAGTTTTTATAATTGACCACTCTTCTGACTTAATAACAATTATATCTACTCATATCTTATTTTTTCTTTCAAAGAGTATCCTGAAAGATTATTTTTTATTTTCAGAATTTCAGAAATTATAGAAACTCCAATCTCTTTAGGGCTTCCTGAGGAAATATCAAGTCCTATTGGAGAATAAACTTTTTCTAATTCCACTACAGGTATTCCCTCTTTTTCAAGTTCATTAAAAGTTTTTTTCACTTTACTTCTACTCCCAATCATTCCTATATATTTAGCACCTCTTCCTAAAACACCTTTTAAAGCTACCTTATCTCCTAAATGTCCCCTTGAGACTATAACCACAAAAGAATACTCATCTAGCTTTAAATTTTTCGTTATTTCCTCTAGATTTCCAACTATATTTTTTGCATTTGGATACTTTTCTGAATTACAAAATTCTTCTCGATCATCAATCATTACTATTTCAAATCCTAAGTAATCTCCTAATTTATATAATTCAGATCCTATATGACCTCCACCAATAACTATCAATTTTTCTTTTTTTTCGAAGACTTTTATAAAAGCCTTAACTTTTCCTCCACACGCCATATGTAGAGCAGCTTCCTCTATAAGATCGAACTCTAAACTTTTAGACTTATTTTCTTCTATTGCTTTTAATGCCTCTTTAATTAATTTAAACTCTAAGTTTCCGCCTCCTACTGTTCCACAAATTTCTCCAGTTTGAAAAACTCCCATAAGGTTCCCCTTTCTTCCAGGGCTTGAACCATCAATTTCAATTAAAGTTACAAGGGCTACTCCCATACCATTTTCTAGCTTCTTTGATATATTAAAAATAATATCTTTATCCATATTTTCTCCTTTAAAGTTATCATTTCATTCTAATAACGAGGTATAAATTTACCTATTTTATTTAATTTTACTTCTTCTAAATTGTGGCTATAAACTAACTCTCCTCTTAAAAAAACCTTATCTATATCTGCTAATAACTTAAAGCCATCAAAACAACTATAGTTAGCTTTAGAAAAAAGCATCTTTGAATTTAGAACTAATTTTTTTTCTTTAAATATTACTAAATCAGCATCTTTTCCTATTTCTATACTTCCTTTTCTAGAACTCATTCCAAAAATTTCAGCTGGTTTTGTTGATGTTAAA
It contains:
- a CDS encoding threonine/serine exporter family protein — translated: MPKKQLITEHRVLQLATFAGKIVLTSGGEVYRVEDIIARIGQHFNLKIDCFATLTCIIVSGKNIDDEVVSLVERISSRSTNLDKIHQVHKLINEIEKYSFSELKKSLEDINKISPYGFGMNFIASALGAASFVVSFKGGPNDFAAAFVAGCGVALFSYIISGLQLNSFFINLISGAICAFVSNLFYVNGIITTPSISIISSLMLLVPGVAFINSIRDIIAGDLVSGTSRAMEVLMIGGAIAIGAGLVTKLFFNFGGF
- the coaBC gene encoding bifunctional phosphopantothenoylcysteine decarboxylase/phosphopantothenate--cysteine ligase CoaBC; the protein is MKNILIGVTGGIAAYKSANIISILRKKGYNVKVIMTESATKIITPQTLETLSRNRVVTDMWERNHQIEVEHISLAEWADAFLIAPATYNIVGKVANGIADDMLSTVISACKKPTYFALAMNVNMYENPILKENIQKLEKLGYKFIESDEGFLACNVNAKGRLKNENEIVEIIEKDLTTPIPKLLKGKKVIITAGRTEEPLDPIRYFSNRSSGQMGYSLAKVAVDLGADVTLVSGPTNLEIPHGLKEFIRIRSAIDMFDAVMERFDSQDIGIACAAVADYRPKNYSTEKIKKSDGELTIVLERNPDILFNMGEKKKNQILVGFAAETENIIENAKKKLIKKNLDFIVANNAENMQKSTNSIQIIKKSGENIIYKEQPKSEIAKHIFNEILKEVKM
- a CDS encoding PLP-dependent aminotransferase family protein; protein product: MSKINIYIDKNSKESLYLQIYQCLKKQILSGDIKVGAKLPSIRQVAIKLDINQNTVIQSYNILEKKGLIKKISGKGCFVEQICEFEIEQKEIPLIESFKYGQNQIIERINFSNGTPSSKYFPIEDYKMFFDEVIREYGGEIFQYQNVQGVDSLRYLLSEEFEKEDIFVKKENIQITSGTQQALDIVIKLFSKETKPTVVLSDPTYPNALNIFKGWCNIKSLDIKEDGWDLKEFEEILKEEKIDFVYECINFQNPTGVTWSLEKREQLLQLAEKYGFYIVEDDSFSDFYYTETKPKTLKSLDKLGQEKVIYVKTYSKILMPGIGLAIMTVPENLMQRVLLIKYGLDTTTSGINQKILEKFIVKNKLHEHLSLLRKEFGKKQKLCLKLLKKIQGLSVMHKPNGGFFIWVKLSDNIDGEKFYLKCKEEGVALLPGALFYKDKRDVCKIRLSFISPTLLEIEKGLEILEKTLSLCKMENSKKCSY
- a CDS encoding MATE family efflux transporter, with protein sequence MKEKHKEMGEQPIGQLLLKFSLPAMIGMFVNALYNIVDRIYIGNIPEIGPVAIAGVGVVFPIMIISLGFCLLIGLGGATNISISLGRKRKDLAEKFLGNATSLSIIFGIVLSFIIIFTMDLYIGKLGTSPVTEPFARDYLTIVALGFPFLMVGYATNAAVRSDGNPKISMITLLLGAITNIILDPIFIFGLNLGVKGAALATIISQIVSAIWTVGYFTSKFSGIKLHLKNLLLEWEKVKEIFIIGAGPFVLQLGSSAVNFILNSSLMKYGGDTAVGAMTIVNAVNTFILMPIFGINQGVQPILGFNYGARFFHRVRQAFILAVKGAVTISTIGFLAIQFLSKYFIVIFTSNPELLDAASKGLKVFTLMFPFIGFQIIAAVYFQAIGKPKTTMFLSLSRQVLFLIPIVLIFSRIWGVRGVWMAVPSADILSVIVTFIMTKKEMKNLKLLENEKDLRKNVNENQSTRESTN
- a CDS encoding flavodoxin family protein, which encodes MKVVAFNGSPREKGNTYFALKMVGEELEKEGIELEIVHVGNKAIRGCIGCNGCAKNRDEKCVMSEENFVNEWIQKIKEADGVLLGSPVHFASLGATMKAFLDRAFYVASVNGGLFRHKVGASVVAVRRSGGVPTFDQLNNYLNYSEMLMPSTNYWSVIHGLRPGEVEQDEEGKQIMRILGKNMAWLLKMVDYTKDTIIPPEKENKKYTHFIR
- a CDS encoding MATE family efflux transporter, whose protein sequence is MSTKINQLENQPINKLFYKFAIPASIGMLVNSLYVVADGVFISRGIGSIGIAAVNIGYPIINLTAALSLMFGAGGATLISLKSDDQDFKNKSFTYTIILNLIFYILIASVVFMFPNKIMKSLGATELLLPMVKDYMYPCIVATFFLMLSISLNAIVRNDNAPRKAMNSLFIGAITNIVLDYIFIFKLKMGIEGGAYATAIGQVLSAVYLCMHFPKSTFRLSFDIKDIQWNLMGKICSLGFSSFILEFAVMVITILLNITLSRTEGQIGVAAYGIISYSFVIYRMLFTGLAQGIQPLVSFNYGRRNYRRVLEIFRYAHKFCFIATTIALILIKFFALDVVKVFTHESHLFEYTAKGLFLYSSAIIFVGANFMNISYLQAMDKAFLANIISVCRGVVFMGIGIVILPKLLGVDGIWLTLPFADVLTFILTLIIFKILGINKNLKASSI
- a CDS encoding threonine/serine exporter family protein; protein product: MFFIEVIFAFFITISFAILFNVRGKLIIYSGIGGAISWLFYLLFTKEGYSYSTCYLLATAITAFYSEIMAKRLQTTVPTLLIAALIPMAPGGGVYYTMLYLIQNKYQDSMLKGMETSIIAGSMALGIILVTTFFRIFHLTKR